One Desulfarculaceae bacterium DNA window includes the following coding sequences:
- a CDS encoding DUF4445 domain-containing protein produces MKVRFEPFGVEVEAQAGDRLLDLALEAGVHINASCGGEGVCGKCRVHLESGNVEGGLSEKISAADAEAGVRLACQSRIVEDITVLIPVQSGMDKVGLNALAAGSAQVAKLIGAEELKEEDRFDPALSKVTVSATPPSLEDNRNDVARLLGALRAAGESRFVFDFEAIRDLPHAWRDGEWTVTTTIDRPIDRETGRNHVIRVEPGDTSDKNLALAIDLGTTTVWAQLLDLHTGEILGTEGDFNEQISYGEDVISRIVYAGKPGGMEKLQQAASRSINKVMAQVSKRTGVDLGEVSLATLAGNTTMTQLFLGVEPKWLRLDPYVPSAAYYPPVKASDFGLELPDHVSTLVFPAVASYVGGDVVAGVMGVGMHRSEALTLFIDMGTNGEVVVGNQDWMACAAASAGPAFEGGGIKFGMRAARGAIENFSVDPFTGEPALITVGHAKPRGICGSGLIAIVASLLMAGIIDERGRFNVDHPSDRLRVGDDGPEYVLAWAKDTAIDRDIALTEPDVDNLMRAKAAMYAAYMTLLEGVGLTIHDLERVILAGGFGQSINLERAILIGLLPELPLDKYTFVGNGSLLGCRLAAMSNPLRAEVGGIVEQMTNFELSVAPGYMDNYTGSQFLPHTEANSLFPETYQRLQEAKAAVKAAG; encoded by the coding sequence ATGAAAGTTCGCTTCGAGCCCTTCGGGGTGGAGGTGGAGGCCCAGGCGGGAGACCGCCTGTTGGACCTGGCCCTGGAAGCCGGGGTGCACATCAACGCATCCTGCGGCGGCGAGGGTGTGTGCGGCAAGTGCCGCGTGCATCTGGAGTCCGGTAATGTCGAGGGCGGCCTCAGCGAGAAAATAAGCGCGGCCGACGCCGAGGCCGGGGTGCGCCTGGCCTGCCAGAGCCGCATCGTGGAAGACATCACCGTGCTCATCCCGGTGCAGTCGGGCATGGACAAGGTGGGGCTCAATGCCCTGGCCGCGGGTTCGGCCCAGGTGGCCAAGCTCATCGGCGCCGAGGAGTTGAAAGAGGAGGACCGCTTCGATCCAGCCCTGTCCAAGGTGACGGTGAGCGCGACCCCGCCTTCCCTGGAAGACAACCGCAACGACGTGGCCCGTCTCTTGGGCGCCTTGCGCGCCGCCGGCGAGAGCCGCTTCGTATTCGACTTCGAAGCCATCCGCGACCTGCCCCACGCCTGGCGCGACGGCGAGTGGACCGTAACCACCACCATCGACCGCCCCATCGACCGCGAGACCGGCCGCAACCACGTTATCCGGGTGGAGCCCGGCGACACCTCTGACAAGAACCTGGCCCTGGCCATCGACTTGGGCACCACCACCGTGTGGGCCCAGCTGCTGGACCTGCACACCGGCGAGATCCTGGGCACCGAGGGCGATTTCAACGAGCAGATCTCCTACGGCGAGGACGTGATCAGCCGCATCGTCTACGCGGGCAAGCCCGGCGGCATGGAGAAGCTCCAGCAGGCGGCGTCCCGCTCCATCAACAAGGTCATGGCCCAGGTTTCAAAGCGCACCGGCGTGGACCTGGGCGAGGTGAGCCTGGCCACCCTGGCCGGCAACACCACCATGACCCAGCTTTTCCTGGGCGTGGAGCCCAAGTGGCTGCGCCTGGACCCCTACGTGCCCAGCGCGGCCTACTACCCGCCGGTAAAGGCCTCGGACTTCGGCCTTGAGCTGCCGGACCACGTGTCCACCCTGGTCTTCCCGGCGGTGGCCTCCTATGTGGGCGGCGACGTGGTGGCCGGGGTCATGGGCGTGGGCATGCACCGCTCCGAGGCGCTCACCCTGTTCATCGACATGGGCACCAACGGCGAGGTGGTGGTGGGCAACCAGGATTGGATGGCCTGCGCGGCGGCCAGCGCGGGGCCCGCCTTTGAGGGCGGCGGCATCAAGTTCGGCATGCGCGCCGCCCGGGGCGCCATCGAGAACTTCTCGGTGGACCCCTTCACCGGCGAGCCCGCCCTGATCACCGTGGGCCACGCCAAGCCCCGGGGCATCTGCGGCTCGGGCCTCATCGCCATCGTGGCCAGCCTGCTCATGGCCGGGATCATCGACGAGCGCGGCCGCTTCAACGTGGACCATCCCAGCGACCGGCTGCGCGTGGGCGATGACGGCCCGGAATACGTGCTGGCCTGGGCAAAGGACACGGCCATCGACCGCGACATCGCCCTCACCGAGCCGGACGTGGACAACCTCATGCGGGCCAAGGCGGCCATGTACGCCGCCTATATGACCCTGCTCGAAGGGGTGGGCCTTACCATCCACGACCTGGAGCGGGTCATCCTGGCCGGCGGCTTCGGGCAGTCCATCAACCTGGAGCGCGCCATCCTCATTGGCCTGCTGCCCGAGCTGCCTCTGGACAAGTACACCTTCGTGGGCAACGGCTCCCTGCTGGGCTGCCGTTTGGCGGCCATGAGCAACCCGCTTCGGGCCGAGGTGGGCGGCATCGTGGAGCAGATGACCAACTTCGAGCTTTCGGTGGCCCCGGGCTACATGGACAACTACACCGGCAGCCAGTTCCTGCCCCACACCGAGGCCAACAGCCTGTTCCCCGAGACCTACCAGCGCTTGCAAGAGGCCAAGGCCGCGGTCAAGGCCGCCGGCTAA
- a CDS encoding endonuclease III domain-containing protein yields MSTRSLLQELYQRLLDAYGPQDWWPGDTPFEVMIGAVLTQNTNWGNVEKAIANLKRADELSLPALSALPPQKLAELIRPAGYYNLKAKRLANLLAMIHERWDGDLEWFFSQGTDTVRRSLLEVKGVGPETADSIALYAAQKPVFVVDAYTFRILGRHCLAEPDMGYFELQEVFMDALPAEVALFNEYHALLVRLGKERCKKTNPRCEGCPAQDWLPLVEL; encoded by the coding sequence ATGTCCACCCGCTCGCTCTTGCAGGAACTCTATCAGCGCCTTTTGGACGCCTACGGCCCTCAGGACTGGTGGCCCGGGGACACGCCCTTCGAGGTGATGATCGGCGCGGTGCTCACCCAGAACACCAATTGGGGCAATGTGGAGAAGGCCATCGCCAACCTGAAGCGGGCCGATGAGCTTTCCCTGCCCGCCCTGAGCGCCCTGCCCCCGCAAAAGCTGGCCGAACTGATCCGCCCGGCGGGCTACTACAACCTAAAGGCCAAGCGCCTGGCCAACCTGTTGGCCATGATCCATGAGCGTTGGGATGGCGACCTGGAGTGGTTCTTCTCCCAGGGCACGGACACGGTGCGGCGCAGCTTGCTGGAGGTGAAAGGCGTGGGCCCGGAGACCGCGGACAGCATCGCCCTGTACGCGGCGCAAAAGCCGGTGTTCGTGGTGGACGCCTACACCTTCCGCATCCTGGGCCGCCACTGCCTGGCCGAGCCGGATATGGGCTACTTCGAGCTGCAAGAGGTGTTCATGGACGCCCTGCCCGCCGAGGTGGCGCTGTTCAACGAGTACCACGCCCTGTTGGTGCGCCTGGGCAAGGAGCGCTGCAAGAAGACCAACCCGCGCTGCGAGGGATGCCCGGCTCAGGACTGGCTGCCCTTGGTGGAACTGTGA